A window from Flavobacterium sp. 83 encodes these proteins:
- a CDS encoding 6-carboxytetrahydropterin synthase, whose amino-acid sequence MSNIRITKQFGFETGHALYGYDGKCKNVHGHSYKLSVTVIGKPIENRNDVKFGMVIDFSDLKKIVKEEIVDQFDHATVFNETTPHIELANELINRGHHVILVDYQPTSENMVVDFSQRIMRRLPEGIKLFSLKLQETESSFAEWFASDNMKSIL is encoded by the coding sequence ATGAGCAATATCAGAATTACAAAACAATTTGGTTTCGAAACCGGTCACGCTTTATATGGTTATGACGGGAAATGTAAAAATGTTCACGGACATAGTTATAAATTGTCAGTAACCGTGATAGGGAAACCAATCGAAAACCGTAACGACGTAAAATTTGGAATGGTAATCGATTTTTCGGATTTAAAGAAAATTGTAAAAGAAGAAATTGTAGATCAGTTTGACCACGCAACGGTTTTTAACGAAACCACTCCTCATATTGAATTGGCAAACGAATTGATAAATCGTGGGCATCACGTTATTTTGGTGGATTATCAGCCAACGAGCGAGAATATGGTAGTCGATTTTTCTCAAAGAATCATGAGAAGATTACCGGAAGGAATTAAACTGTTCTCCTTAAAATTGCAAGAAACAGAATCTTCTTTCGCCGAATGGTTTGCAAGTGACAATATGAAATCGATACTGTAG
- a CDS encoding UDP-2,3-diacylglucosamine diphosphatase yields the protein MKLPNNKKVYFASDQHFGAPTPELSFPREQKFVAWLDEVKKDAEAIFLVGDLFDFWFEYKTVVPKGFIRVLGKLAEIHDSGIPIYFFVGNHDLWMDDYFQKELNIPVYHDNQEYTFGDKTFLVGHGDGKGPGDMGYKRMKKVFTNPFSKWLFRWLHPDIGVGLAQYLSVKNKLISGDEDVTFLGEDNEWLILYSKRKLETKHYNYLVFGHRHLPMKVTVGENSEYVNLGDWITYFTYGVFDGETFEIKKYEN from the coding sequence ATGAAATTACCAAACAACAAAAAAGTATATTTCGCCTCCGATCAGCATTTTGGTGCGCCAACCCCAGAATTGAGTTTTCCAAGAGAACAAAAATTTGTGGCTTGGCTCGATGAGGTAAAAAAAGACGCGGAAGCTATTTTTTTAGTAGGTGATTTATTTGATTTCTGGTTCGAATACAAAACAGTGGTTCCAAAAGGATTTATTCGTGTTTTAGGTAAATTGGCTGAAATTCACGACAGCGGAATCCCTATTTATTTCTTCGTGGGAAATCACGATTTATGGATGGATGATTATTTCCAGAAAGAATTGAATATTCCAGTGTACCACGATAATCAAGAATATACTTTTGGTGATAAAACGTTCTTAGTGGGTCATGGTGATGGGAAAGGTCCCGGTGACATGGGGTACAAACGCATGAAGAAAGTATTTACAAATCCATTCTCCAAATGGCTTTTTAGATGGCTTCATCCTGATATTGGAGTAGGACTGGCGCAATATCTTTCCGTAAAAAATAAATTGATTTCTGGTGATGAAGACGTTACCTTTCTTGGCGAAGACAACGAATGGTTGATTCTCTATTCCAAACGAAAACTAGAAACCAAACACTACAATTACCTTGTTTTTGGGCACCGTCATTTACCTATGAAAGTAACTGTAGGAGAAAATTCAGAATATGTGAATTTAGGTGACTGGATTACTTATTTCACCTATGGCGTTTTTGATGGGGAAACTTTCGAAATCAAAAAATACGAGAATTAA
- a CDS encoding DUF6705 family protein codes for MKKLVIIGYLLTIAISCKAQTIVPVEKTIDYMIAQNGIPEGTYLKDVNNLLGKYIGTWKGTFENKNYTFIVKKYTCKPQNVTYDKLLIRYLITTTNGVIIEDTRNLPDTSTYVIEGYYFSKDLTYYVSNYYGKNSGCGQKGTVYIRMKNISNTDMSLTFEPEKILLTEDSCTGLKLAEQLLPRNGMRLTKL; via the coding sequence ATGAAAAAATTAGTAATAATAGGATATTTATTAACAATTGCAATATCCTGCAAAGCCCAAACAATTGTACCTGTAGAAAAAACAATTGATTATATGATCGCTCAAAATGGTATACCTGAAGGAACTTATCTAAAAGATGTAAATAATTTACTTGGCAAATATATAGGAACATGGAAAGGGACTTTTGAAAACAAAAATTATACATTTATAGTAAAAAAATATACTTGTAAACCACAAAATGTAACCTATGACAAATTACTTATACGATATTTAATAACTACTACTAACGGTGTGATCATAGAAGACACAAGAAATTTGCCTGATACAAGTACTTATGTAATTGAAGGATATTATTTCAGTAAAGACTTGACTTATTATGTATCAAATTATTACGGTAAGAATTCTGGCTGTGGTCAAAAAGGAACGGTATATATCCGTATGAAAAACATATCCAATACTGACATGTCTTTAACTTTTGAACCAGAAAAAATCCTTTTAACTGAGGATAGTTGTACAGGATTAAAACTGGCTGAACAATTATTGCCTAGAAACGGGATGCGATTAACCAAACTGTAA